One Purpureocillium takamizusanense chromosome 1, complete sequence genomic window carries:
- a CDS encoding uncharacterized protein (TransMembrane:12 (i58-84o96-118i125-149o155-175i187-207o219-239i287-312o324-345i352-370o382-400i412-433o445-466i)~EggNog:ENOG503NXNX~COG:G) — MALPANPSSDSEHKHPGGESPLALSKPEGEMTPPGVSTPMEIDAETNKRLLRKIDWRLMPVLCFTYALQYYDKAILSQAAIFGLRKDLGLQDGLKYSWVSLIFYFGNLVGTYPVAFLAQRYPPRIVCTALCVIWSVIVLCTTACTSYSGILANRFFLGVVEAGISPIFMLVVGMWYTHSEQVFRSSVWYSCSGGSLLISPVINYGLGRITGGSLHPWQYMYLVAGGVTFIWGVALWWIFPDSPQRARGFTDEERKLLLERVRANNAGAENKHFKPYQFKEALADYQFWLIMVLSLVSCTGSAVLTVFGSIVFNGMGFDIYTSLLLNLPIGAFAFIAILGSGYLGIKFRNARLNIIAGACAPVILGCALVWQLPNSKRGGRIFGLYMISFFSSSWVQCIGMGTSNVAGHTKKATYAAGTFIGYALGNSVGALMFDAKYAPRYDNSFIGVMICFVVCVIVAIFLRFLLARENARRDGEYGAPNIIHGLEDMTDKENKSFRYNL; from the exons atggccttgccCGCCAACCCCAGCTCCGACTCGGAGCACAAGCACCCCGGCGGTGAGTCTCCTCTCGCTCTCAGCAAACCCGAAGGCGAGATGACACCGCCGGGTGTCTCTACCCCGATGGAGATCGACGCAGAGACGAACAAGCGACTCCTGCGCAAGATAGACTGGCGGCTCATGCCCGTG CTCTGCTTCACGTACGCCCTCCAATACTACGACAAGGCCATCCTCAGCCAGGCCGCCATCTTCGGCCTCCGAAAGGACCTTGGGCTGCAGGACGGCCTCAAGTACAGCTGGGTCTCGCTCATCTTCTACTTTGGCAACCTCGTCGGCACGTATCCCGTCGCCTTCCTGGCCCAGAGGTACCCGCCGCGCATCGTGTGCACCGCCCTCTGCGTCATCTGGTCCGTCATCGTGCTCTGCACCACGGCCTGCACGTCCTACTCGGGCATCCTCGCCAaccgcttcttcctcggcgtcgtcgaggccggcatctCACCCATCTtcatgctcgtcgtcggcatgtGGTACACGCACTCGGAGCAGGTCTTTCGCTCCAGCGTCTGGTACtcgtgcagcggcggctcgctcCTCATCTCGCCCGTCATCAACTACGGCCTGGGCCGCAtcaccggcggcagcctgcACCCGTGGCAGTACATgtacctcgtcgccggcggcgtcacctTCATCTGGGGCGTCGCGCTGTGGTGGATCTTCCCGGACAGCCCGCAGAGGGCCAGGGGCttcaccgacgaggagcgcaagctgctcctcgagcgcgtccgcgccaacaacgccggcgccgagaacAAGCACTTCAAGCCCTACCAGTTCAAGGAGGCCCTGGCCGACTACCAGTTCTGGCTCATCATGGTCCTGTCTCTGGTCAGCTGCACCGGGTCCGCCGTCCTCACCGTTTTCGGCTCCATTGTGTTCAACGGCATGGGCTTCGACATTTACACGTCGCTACTGCTTAATCTGCCCAtcggcgccttcgccttTATCGCGATTCTGGGCTCTGGTTACTTGGGCATCAAGTTCCGCAATGCGCGCCTAAACATCATTGCCGGAGCTTGCGCGCCCGTCATCTTGGGCTGTGCGCTGGT GTGGCAGCTGCCCAATTCAAAGCGCGGAGGACGCATCTTTGGCCTCTACATGAtcagcttcttctcgtcgtcgtgggtgCAGTGCATCGGCATGGGCACATCCAACGTCGCCGGCCACACGAAAAAGGCCACCTATGCGGCGGGCACCTTTATCGGGTATGCTCTTGGCAATAGCGTCGGCGCCTTGATGTTTGACGC GAAATACGCACCGCGGTACGACAACAGCTTCATCGGCGTCATGATTTGCTTTGTGGTGtgcgtcatcgtcgctaTATTCCTGCGCTTCTTGCTGGCGAGAGAGAATGCCCGCCGAGACGGGGAATACGGCGCCCCCAACATCATCCACGGGTTGGAGGACATGACggacaaggagaacaagTCGTTCCGGTACAATTTGTAG